ACAGATGTTATAACTTTATGGTTAAAAGTTAATCATTGACTCGATAGCGCTTTTCACTATTTAATAAAACCCGGATTATTTGCCCGGGTTTTGTTTTATCGGGACTTTTTAGAGGGAAATGAAATGTCTATAAAATCTTTGCTGTCCTTGCTTGTGATTGCCGGTTTTTATATTGTCCCGGTGCAGGCCTGTGACTTTGAATGCACTTATAAGAAACATATCAGTGCGATAGAGAAAAAAGATATTGCTGCATTTGAATCTACTATCACCAAAGGGGACAAGCTGACCTTTATCCTGCCCGACGGCACTTTTTTTGAAGACAGCGCCACCTACCGTAAGCTGCTCAAAGGCTGGTTTGCCGAAGGCGGCTGGACCTTTACCCCCGAAGTGCTCCAGGTGGAGCAAACCAGTGAAATGGGTACCGTACTGCTTAAGGTGCTCTATCACGAAGACGACCGCGACGGTAAACCCTATGATTTAGAGCATTACCTGTACCTGGTGTTTAAGAAGCAGGGAGACGGCTGGTTTTTGATCCATGATCAGAATACTAAGGTCAAAGCGGTTAAAGGTGATAAAAGTAAGGCAAGCTAGCCGTCATCAAAGCGGTAGCCGACGCCGTATACCGAAACTATGGGGTTATAGTCGCTTTTAATGGTGCTGATTTTGCGGCGGATATTTTTGATATGGGTGTCGATATTGCGGTCGCTGACCTGTTCGGATTCATTATAAACACAGTCGATCAGCGCCTGGCGGCTAAACACCCTGTGGCTGTTGGTGAGCAGTTTTTCCAGCAGGCGGAATTCTATCG
This genomic window from Thalassomonas viridans contains:
- a CDS encoding YybH family protein, with product MSIKSLLSLLVIAGFYIVPVQACDFECTYKKHISAIEKKDIAAFESTITKGDKLTFILPDGTFFEDSATYRKLLKGWFAEGGWTFTPEVLQVEQTSEMGTVLLKVLYHEDDRDGKPYDLEHYLYLVFKKQGDGWFLIHDQNTKVKAVKGDKSKAS